A window of the Hordeum vulgare subsp. vulgare chromosome 5H, MorexV3_pseudomolecules_assembly, whole genome shotgun sequence genome harbors these coding sequences:
- the LOC123400040 gene encoding cytochrome P450 78A9-like: MTPQLQRSTPKASTTPKPKRSKSKASEESMATPDDCAASWLLYLSLAAKCGGDHPGRLAGLLSVCAAAFAVTCILHWCFPGGAAWGRWWLTRRLKGSLLPGPRGLPLIGSMWLMTGLAHRKLAAEAARLGGRAKRLMAFSLGETRMVVAAHPDVAREILNSPAFADRPIKESAYGLLFHRAIGFAPHGAYWRALRRVASTHLFSPWQITASAPQRAVIASQMVTALVGAGAGVEVRRVLRRASLHNVMWSVFGRRYDLDSNKESEEVRELSHLVDEGYDLLGQLNWSDHLPWLARFDLQGTRARCSGLVPRVNRFVRRIIDDHRSAAASAGVKDFTDVLLSLQGGDKLADADMIAVLWEMVFRGTDTVAVLMEWVLARLVLHRDVQARVHEELDRVVGRDRAVDESDAASLAYLHAVIKETLRVHPPGPLLSWARLATSDVRVDGFLIPAGTTAMVNMWAITHDPDVWAEPEEFRPERFVEGQPAAELSVMGSDLRLAPFGAGRRSCPGKSLAMATVAFWLATLLHELEFLPSPDPAGGVNLGETLRLSCEMAAPLAVTPRPRRPAA; this comes from the exons ATGACTCCCCAACTTCAACGCAGCACCCCAAAAGCCTCAACAACACCCAAACCAAAGCGAAGCAAAAGCAAGGCAAGCGAAGAATCCATGGCGACTCCCGACGACTGCGCCGCCAGCTGGCTGTTGTACCTGTCGCTGGCCGCCAAATGCGGCGGTGACCACCCGGgccgcctcgccggcctcctCTCGGTCTGCGCCGCCGCCTTCGCCGTCACCTGCATCCTGCACTGGTGCTTCCCCGGCGGGGCGGCCTGGGGAAGGTGGTGGCTCACACGCCGCCTCAAGGGCTCCCTCCTCCCGGGGCCCAGGGGCCTGCCGCTGATCGGCAGCATGTGGCTCATGACCGGCCTCGCCCACCGCAAGCTCGCCGCCGAGGCCGCGCGCCTTGGCGGCCGCGCCAAGAGGCTCATGGCCTTCTCCCTCGGCGAGACGCGGATGGTGGTGGCCGCGCACCCGGACGTGGCCAGGGAGATCCTCAACAGCCCGGCCTTCGCCGACCGCCCCATCAAGGAGTCGGCGTACGGGCTCTTGTTCCACCGCGCCATCGGCTTCGCGCCCCACGGCGCCTACTGGCGCGCGCTCCGCCGCGTCGCCTCCACGCACCTCTTCTCCCCGTGGCAGATCACCGCGTCCGCTCCCCAGCGCGCCGTCATCGCGAGCCAGATGGTCACCGCCCtcgtcggcgccggcgccggcgtcgagGTCCGGCGCGTGCTGCGGCGCGCGTCGCTGCACAACGTGATGTGGTCCGTGTTCGGCCGCCGGTACGACCTGGACAGTAACAAGGAGAGCGAGGAGGTCCGCGAGCTCAGCCACCTGGTGGACGAAGGCTACGACCTGCTGGGCCAGCTCAACTGGTCCGACCACCTCCCCTGGCTGGCCCGCTTCGACCTGCAGGGCACACGCGCCCGGTGCTCCGGCCTCGTCCCGCGCGTGAACCGCTTCGTCCGCCGCATCATCGACGACCACCGCTCCGCCGCCGCGTCCGCCGGCGTCAAGGACTTCACCGACGTCCTGCTCTCCCTCCAAGGCGGCGACAAGCTCGCCGACGCCGACATGATCGCGGTGCTCTGG GAGATGGTGTTCCGCGGGACGGACACAGTGGCAGTGCTGATGGAGTGGGTGCTGGCCCGGCTGGTGCTGCACCGGGACGTGCAGGCGCGGGTGCACGAGGAGCTTGACCGCGTGGTGGGGCGCGACCGCGCCGTCGACGAGTCCGATGCGGCCTCCCTCGCCTACCTCCACGCCGTCATCAAGGAGACGCTGCGGGTGCACCCGCCAGGCCCGCTGCTCTCATGGGCCCGCCTCGCCACCTCGGACGTGCGCGTGGACGGCTTCCTCATCCCCGCTGGCACCACGGCCATGGTGAACATGTGGGCCATAACCCACGACCCCGACGTGTGGGCCGAGCCGGAAGAGTTCCGCCCGGAGCGGTTCGTCGAAGGACAGCCGGCGGCCGAGCTCTCCGTGATGGGGTCGGACCTCCGCCTGGCGCCGTTCGGGGCCGGGCGGAGGAGCTGCCCCGGGAAGAGCCTGGCGATGGCGACGGTGGCGTTCTGGCTGGCGACGCTGCTGCACGAGCTGGAGTTCCTGCCGTCCCCGGACCCGGCGGGCGGCGTCAACCTGGGGGAGACCCTGAGGCTGTCGTGCGAGATGGCGGCCCCGCTGGCCGTGACGCCGAGGCCGCGACGCCCGGCGGCGTGA